From a region of the Sulfoacidibacillus ferrooxidans genome:
- a CDS encoding D-alanyl-D-alanine carboxypeptidase family protein, with amino-acid sequence MGTVKRSLIIGAAVIVLLSGAVVALADTGTEKSVVTPSEQPITANENTNAVSITAPAAVLIDANTGQVLYAKNVLQKHYPASLTKLMTSVIALDLVKRGQLTLQSIIPVSQSAYKVAQTPGLSVAYLNPAEHITLARMLQYMFIVSADDAAVAVADSIAGSQKEFAKLMNEKAQALGLTGTHYTNASGLQNRDMYTNAWDVAILSRYLIKNDPIVLKYASEPGMYIHPGQYGPNYDQLLGQFNGLDGLKTGSTNEAGYCFSGTAIRGKTRLISVVLDTNSFSDVFQDTASLLGYGFSQFSSKLFQSAGQPLTTQLQVVDAANSELSVAPKKDVYVDVQKGSKQTISYTMTPDVLSAPIVVGQKVATENIVINDHIVQQVPLYALKSDPKADLIQKLWRTVVASAHQGARHIVKWVGSKVRKYV; translated from the coding sequence GTGGGAACAGTAAAACGCTCCTTGATAATTGGAGCGGCCGTCATTGTATTGTTGTCTGGTGCAGTTGTTGCACTTGCTGACACAGGAACAGAAAAATCGGTCGTGACACCTAGTGAACAACCGATTACTGCAAATGAAAACACCAATGCGGTGTCAATAACAGCCCCTGCAGCGGTCTTGATTGATGCCAATACAGGGCAAGTGCTTTATGCTAAAAATGTATTGCAAAAGCATTATCCCGCATCGCTGACAAAGCTGATGACATCGGTCATTGCACTAGATCTTGTTAAACGGGGGCAGCTCACTTTACAATCCATCATTCCCGTGAGTCAGTCTGCGTACAAAGTGGCGCAAACACCAGGATTATCAGTAGCATATCTTAATCCTGCAGAACATATTACGTTAGCGCGAATGCTTCAGTATATGTTTATCGTCTCAGCTGACGATGCAGCTGTAGCAGTGGCTGATTCCATAGCAGGTTCTCAAAAGGAATTTGCTAAGTTGATGAATGAGAAGGCGCAAGCACTTGGGTTGACAGGCACTCACTATACTAACGCGTCAGGTTTACAAAATCGCGATATGTATACGAATGCCTGGGATGTTGCGATTCTATCTCGTTACTTGATAAAAAATGATCCAATTGTTTTAAAGTATGCTTCAGAACCGGGTATGTATATTCATCCGGGACAATATGGCCCGAATTATGATCAATTATTAGGGCAATTTAATGGTCTAGATGGTTTGAAAACAGGTTCGACAAACGAAGCTGGATATTGTTTCTCTGGGACTGCGATTCGGGGCAAAACGCGATTGATCAGTGTTGTCTTAGATACGAATTCTTTTTCTGATGTATTTCAGGATACGGCTAGTCTATTAGGATATGGTTTTTCACAGTTCTCATCCAAGCTATTTCAAAGTGCTGGACAACCATTGACAACACAATTACAAGTTGTTGACGCTGCTAATTCAGAATTGAGCGTTGCGCCAAAGAAAGACGTCTATGTTGATGTTCAAAAGGGCAGTAAGCAAACGATCTCGTACACTATGACGCCTGATGTTCTTTCTGCGCCTATTGTAGTAGGACAAAAAGTGGCAACAGAAAACATTGTGATCAACGATCATATTGTGCAACAGGTGCCGCTATACGCCCTTAAAAGTGATCCGAAAGCAGATTTAATTCAAAAGTTATGGCGCACTGTAGTAGCCTCTGCTCATCAAGGTGCAAGACATATTGTGAAGTGGGTTGGATCTAAAGTCCGCAAGTATGTGTAG
- a CDS encoding NAD(P)H-quinone oxidoreductase has product MKAIMITKPGTPDVLQMTEIAAPTLQAKHVRVKVKATALNRADLLQRQGLYPPPAGESEILGLEMAGIVTEVAPDVTQFSLGQRVCALLPGGGYAQEVVVPEGMLARIPDALSFEEAASIPEAFLTAYSNLVWLGQLVPRSTVLIHAGASGVGTAAIQLVRELGSIPIVTAGSEKKREACMKLGAALAIDYKAGPFLDPVMKFTEQQGVQLIFDFIGAPYFEQNLQALAVDGRLIVIGAMGGSMQHSFDLGLLLRRRLQVIGTALRSRSKEQKEQLTSEFWEFAFTRFADGRLKPLVDHVFPLEQAAEAHRYMETNSNIGKIVLSVE; this is encoded by the coding sequence ATGAAAGCGATAATGATAACAAAGCCTGGAACTCCCGATGTACTGCAAATGACAGAGATTGCTGCTCCAACCTTACAAGCTAAGCACGTGCGAGTAAAAGTGAAAGCCACTGCTTTGAATCGGGCTGATTTACTGCAGCGTCAAGGACTCTATCCACCACCTGCGGGCGAATCTGAAATTCTCGGTTTAGAAATGGCTGGCATCGTCACTGAAGTGGCTCCTGATGTCACACAGTTTAGTCTTGGACAACGTGTGTGTGCACTATTGCCAGGTGGAGGCTACGCACAAGAAGTCGTTGTTCCCGAGGGAATGCTAGCACGCATTCCAGATGCTCTCAGTTTTGAAGAAGCCGCATCCATTCCTGAAGCATTTTTAACTGCGTACTCTAATCTTGTGTGGCTCGGACAACTGGTCCCTAGATCAACTGTCCTCATTCATGCTGGTGCAAGCGGTGTTGGTACTGCAGCCATCCAGTTAGTTCGCGAACTAGGTAGTATACCCATTGTAACCGCTGGTTCAGAAAAAAAAAGAGAAGCATGCATGAAACTAGGTGCGGCTTTAGCTATTGACTATAAAGCAGGCCCGTTCCTCGATCCTGTCATGAAGTTCACTGAGCAACAAGGAGTACAATTAATTTTTGATTTTATTGGTGCTCCGTATTTTGAACAAAACCTTCAAGCACTTGCTGTAGACGGAAGACTCATCGTGATTGGAGCCATGGGCGGTTCCATGCAACATTCATTTGACTTAGGTCTACTCTTACGTCGTCGCCTGCAAGTAATCGGCACGGCCTTAAGGTCTCGCTCAAAAGAACAAAAAGAACAACTCACATCGGAATTTTGGGAATTTGCCTTTACGAGATTTGCAGATGGAAGACTCAAACCACTAGTAGATCACGTATTCCCACTTGAACAAGCGGCAGAAGCACATCGCTACATGGAGACGAATTCAAACATTGGAAAAATTGTTCTATCTGTAGAATAA
- a CDS encoding histidine phosphatase family protein has translation MKTTLCLMRHGETDWNVTRRFQGRTDVPLNDRGREQALRSALFLSQGHYEHVVSSPLLRAKETAEIIANELQMGTVTVIDELAERDAGSGTGLTLEEYKNADAQSLLSGVESHDDVRNRAMKVLYVLCERFEGRRIIVVSHGAVINAVLAELSGGEVGTGKTILQNVCLNTLHFHHNRWEIESYNRIDHLRKKNGDMLGSLSDDLDVFYMQ, from the coding sequence TTGAAAACGACTCTATGTTTGATGAGACACGGGGAGACGGATTGGAATGTAACACGGCGTTTTCAAGGTCGCACAGATGTTCCGCTTAATGACAGAGGGCGTGAACAGGCATTGCGAAGCGCTCTTTTTTTATCACAAGGACATTATGAACATGTTGTATCAAGTCCATTATTACGCGCAAAGGAAACAGCTGAGATTATTGCAAATGAGTTGCAGATGGGGACAGTGACAGTCATAGATGAGCTAGCAGAACGAGATGCAGGATCTGGTACAGGTCTTACACTTGAGGAATATAAAAATGCAGATGCACAATCGCTGCTTTCCGGTGTAGAATCTCATGATGATGTTCGCAATCGTGCGATGAAAGTTCTGTATGTTCTTTGCGAGCGGTTTGAGGGTAGAAGAATTATCGTAGTTTCGCATGGAGCGGTTATTAATGCCGTACTCGCAGAGCTATCAGGTGGCGAAGTTGGAACAGGAAAAACGATCTTGCAAAATGTATGTCTAAACACACTTCATTTTCATCACAATAGATGGGAGATCGAATCATACAATAGGATCGACCATTTGCGTAAGAAAAATGGGGACATGCTAGGTTCTCTGAGCGATGATCTAGATGTATTCTACATGCAATAG
- a CDS encoding PhzF family phenazine biosynthesis protein has product MSDFYIVDVFSIERYTGNQLAVFLNGHTFSTEQMQTLAREMHFSETSFIMQSASEFALRSSEQAVIPIRIFTPAAELPFAGHPTLGTAFIIQQLLLQKTVSTVHLHMKAGIIPVHISYREKYPYLLTMTQNQPQFGPIIAHAEIAQCLGLTLDELDTDYPVQMISTGLPFVIVALKNRTAVQKAWLHLPIWQTLSTIVGPEANVLVFAPDPIHNENDLHVRVFVPELGISEDPATGSANGCLCAFLLHHGVKDSPLSQAHQYQAFTLRVEQGYQIGRPSLLYVRGSRVDQHYQIEIGGAVHTVARGELLG; this is encoded by the coding sequence ATGTCCGATTTTTATATTGTAGATGTTTTTTCAATCGAGCGTTACACAGGTAATCAATTAGCAGTTTTTTTAAATGGTCATACCTTTAGCACAGAACAAATGCAGACACTCGCACGCGAAATGCATTTTTCTGAAACCAGTTTTATCATGCAGTCTGCCTCAGAGTTCGCCTTACGATCATCCGAACAGGCAGTCATCCCTATTCGCATATTCACACCAGCTGCAGAGCTACCCTTTGCAGGACACCCTACCTTAGGGACTGCGTTTATCATCCAACAATTGTTATTGCAAAAGACCGTGTCAACCGTCCATCTCCACATGAAAGCAGGTATCATTCCTGTTCACATCAGCTATCGGGAGAAGTATCCGTACTTATTAACGATGACGCAAAATCAACCGCAATTTGGCCCTATCATCGCGCACGCAGAGATTGCACAGTGCCTTGGTCTCACTCTGGACGAACTTGACACAGACTATCCCGTACAAATGATTTCAACGGGGCTTCCTTTTGTCATTGTCGCCTTAAAAAACCGCACGGCAGTTCAAAAAGCTTGGTTGCATCTGCCAATATGGCAGACACTAAGCACCATCGTTGGTCCAGAAGCCAATGTACTTGTCTTTGCTCCGGATCCAATACATAACGAAAATGACCTTCACGTTCGCGTATTTGTTCCTGAACTTGGCATATCTGAAGATCCCGCAACAGGAAGTGCTAACGGTTGTTTATGTGCATTTTTATTGCATCATGGCGTCAAAGATAGCCCACTCTCTCAGGCACACCAATACCAAGCGTTTACATTACGTGTCGAACAAGGATACCAGATCGGTCGTCCATCATTACTCTATGTACGCGGTTCACGAGTCGATCAGCACTATCAGATTGAAATTGGCGGTGCCGTGCACACAGTGGCGCGTGGTGAGTTGCTAGGATGA